A section of the Rossellomorea marisflavi genome encodes:
- a CDS encoding WecB/TagA/CpsF family glycosyltransferase, with translation MTNQTITILDVPFVNQRKSEVVQDLYHQYIKEEKKALVVTANPEIVMQAREDREYHAILQTADIIVPDGIGVIIASKMKKTPLLERVPGFELMEDLLTLGNENPISFYIVGAKPEILEEAVQNLHTTYPNLHLAGHHHGYFQDDDETIIEDIQRTKPDVILVALGFPRQEKWIASNLPKVEKGVFMGVGGSIDVLAGHVKRAPVFFQKVHLEWFYRLLKQPSRWRRMLVLPQFIITVMKTKE, from the coding sequence ATGACAAACCAAACCATCACCATACTCGACGTACCTTTTGTGAATCAACGTAAATCCGAGGTCGTACAAGACCTCTATCATCAGTATATAAAAGAAGAAAAGAAAGCCCTTGTGGTCACGGCCAATCCGGAAATCGTCATGCAGGCGAGGGAAGACCGGGAATACCACGCCATCCTGCAGACAGCCGACATCATCGTCCCCGACGGCATTGGTGTGATCATCGCCTCCAAGATGAAGAAGACGCCCCTGCTGGAGCGCGTGCCTGGTTTTGAACTGATGGAGGACTTGCTTACCCTTGGGAATGAAAACCCCATTTCCTTCTATATAGTAGGAGCAAAGCCGGAGATCCTTGAAGAAGCCGTTCAGAACCTACACACCACATATCCGAATCTTCATCTGGCAGGTCATCATCATGGCTACTTCCAAGATGACGATGAAACGATCATTGAAGACATTCAGAGAACGAAACCGGATGTCATCCTGGTCGCCCTTGGATTCCCGCGCCAAGAGAAATGGATTGCGTCCAATCTGCCCAAGGTCGAAAAAGGGGTCTTCATGGGAGTGGGCGGAAGCATTGATGTCCTGGCTGGCCATGTAAAGAGAGCCCCGGTCTTTTTCCAAAAAGTGCACTTGGAGTGGTTCTACCGGCTTCTGAAGCAGCCTTCACGCTGGAGAAGGATGCTCGTGCTGCCACAATTCATCATCACCGTCATGAAAACCAAAGAATAA
- a CDS encoding O-antigen ligase family protein — MLSKLQHLVLLVVIALVVPSIFTHPVVAYLSTLISLFFIAWNKKNGLLLLFIYFPIRPFLLELNPGFKLMGDCLLIVLFLAALYGFLRDRGSWKTYAFTGFILLFCLVGTIAAIQTGVGLSAIIFQNRAYLITFLILFIVGQWKMNQEDIRYFIHLSIVMGSILSLHGIMEYLFSRTLLVPEAWRNWNLSSVNEMRVYGLTANPNVLGTYLSICLFITLYVLSVAKRWRIIYVLASILMLGTLCLTYSRGSILAFGVAFIVYVLWKRAWKMGAGLILSIVLGLFLIYYPAGIAREEIDAHTISDGHLPDVPQEEVEPDSVPPPNERSSAFSNRFKEIFSDDIIEKSSQWGRLYVVFKGLDIYLMNPVIGTGFGTFGDSATLSYGTPIAETYQLPDRMYSDNQYIQLLVQTGTLGTVSVLAFVVAIFIITWKRRKDPVAPVLFCLTLATLLMALFYNVLEEKILTLYFYSLLGYFLTKERTPHSLEK; from the coding sequence TTGTTGTCGAAGCTTCAGCATCTGGTATTGCTGGTGGTCATTGCGCTAGTGGTACCCTCCATATTCACACATCCGGTGGTTGCCTATCTCTCCACCCTCATTAGCTTATTCTTCATCGCATGGAATAAGAAGAACGGATTGTTGCTCTTATTCATATACTTCCCAATCCGGCCGTTCTTACTAGAATTGAATCCGGGGTTCAAGCTCATGGGCGACTGTCTGCTGATCGTCTTATTCCTTGCCGCCCTTTATGGCTTCCTCCGGGACCGGGGTTCGTGGAAGACGTATGCATTCACGGGATTCATCCTGCTGTTCTGTCTCGTCGGGACGATCGCAGCCATTCAGACGGGTGTCGGCCTGTCTGCCATCATCTTTCAGAATCGCGCCTATCTCATCACCTTCCTGATCCTCTTCATTGTCGGTCAGTGGAAGATGAATCAAGAGGATATCCGGTATTTCATTCACCTCTCCATTGTGATGGGGTCCATCCTTTCTCTGCACGGAATCATGGAGTACCTCTTTTCCAGGACACTTCTTGTTCCGGAGGCATGGAGGAACTGGAATCTGTCTTCTGTCAATGAGATGAGGGTGTACGGCCTGACGGCGAATCCGAACGTACTTGGTACATATTTATCCATTTGTCTCTTTATCACCCTTTATGTCCTGTCCGTTGCGAAGCGATGGCGAATCATTTACGTCCTTGCCTCCATCCTGATGCTCGGCACCCTCTGCCTCACCTACTCCAGGGGTTCGATCCTGGCCTTCGGGGTTGCCTTCATCGTGTATGTTCTCTGGAAAAGGGCTTGGAAAATGGGAGCGGGACTGATTCTATCCATTGTATTGGGGCTCTTCCTCATCTATTACCCTGCCGGTATTGCACGGGAAGAGATCGACGCACATACGATAAGCGATGGGCATTTGCCCGATGTTCCACAAGAAGAAGTTGAGCCTGACAGCGTACCGCCACCGAATGAGCGGTCATCTGCATTCTCCAACCGGTTCAAGGAGATCTTCTCTGATGACATCATTGAGAAAAGCAGTCAGTGGGGCCGGCTATATGTGGTATTCAAGGGGCTTGATATCTATCTCATGAATCCGGTGATCGGGACAGGGTTCGGGACGTTCGGGGATTCGGCGACACTGAGCTACGGGACGCCGATTGCCGAGACGTATCAGCTTCCCGACAGGATGTACTCGGATAACCAATACATCCAGCTTCTTGTTCAGACCGGTACGCTGGGGACAGTAAGCGTCCTCGCATTTGTGGTGGCGATCTTCATCATCACGTGGAAGAGGAGAAAAGACCCCGTTGCTCCGGTGCTTTTCTGCCTGACCCTGGCGACATTGCTCATGGCCCTGTTCTATAATGTACTGGAGGAGAAGATTCTTACGCTGTACTTCTACTCCCTACTGGGCTATTTCCTTACGAAAGAAAGGACGCCCCATTCTCTTGAAAAATGA
- the murJ gene encoding murein biosynthesis integral membrane protein MurJ: MKSLTKAVGLVTIISGLGKLLGFARESIIAAYFGTSDVADVFFVSSLVPTLLFTAIGTAIQAGTIPLFMEARGRSKRESRELMSLLGTFFLVISLAFIAVTLLFTEPLMKLMAPGFTPGQLDLAVELTRIMIPSMIFLTLTAISTGVLNANKQFVLPAFTSTVQNVVIILATVLLTNTYGVYGLAAGVLIGAAGQFFIQYPSFRKEGIGFNFAFTENKEQIKRIMILFYPIIIAAISIQLNSLVDRMVSSGLETGSVSALNYGNRLLWLPLSVILTPLITVLYPSLVEGALEGYKRFFTIIHKGTSIILFAGLPFTVLLAVSGDDLIRLAFERGSFDAGATSITFQALFFYGIGLVFFALRDFLMNGFYALKKTKIAMYSCLGAVAANVVLSIILARFMGVGGIALASSISMLIQCVVLFSYLLKGYGEKKTYSKQLGKESGKLLLATAGALAGALVAKSWLADDLNIIIHTVIMTAVIFIVYCMLAFLFKVQAVSLLTQKLKRSR, translated from the coding sequence ATGAAATCGCTCACCAAAGCCGTCGGGCTTGTCACGATCATCTCCGGTCTCGGAAAACTGCTCGGATTCGCACGGGAGAGCATCATTGCGGCGTACTTCGGCACATCTGACGTAGCAGACGTGTTCTTCGTCTCAAGTCTTGTCCCGACCCTGCTCTTCACAGCGATCGGGACGGCGATCCAGGCAGGGACGATTCCCCTCTTCATGGAGGCACGCGGACGGAGTAAGAGGGAATCACGGGAGCTCATGAGCCTACTCGGCACGTTTTTCCTCGTCATTTCCCTTGCCTTCATCGCGGTGACGCTCCTCTTCACGGAGCCACTCATGAAGCTGATGGCACCGGGCTTCACCCCGGGTCAGCTTGATCTCGCCGTGGAACTGACACGGATCATGATCCCGAGCATGATTTTCCTGACGTTGACCGCCATCTCGACTGGGGTACTGAACGCGAACAAACAGTTCGTCCTCCCAGCCTTCACGTCGACGGTTCAGAATGTGGTCATCATCCTGGCAACCGTCCTCCTTACAAATACGTACGGCGTGTACGGTTTGGCCGCCGGTGTCCTTATAGGCGCTGCAGGACAGTTCTTCATCCAATATCCTTCGTTCAGGAAAGAAGGGATCGGATTCAATTTCGCCTTCACGGAGAATAAAGAGCAAATCAAGCGAATCATGATCCTGTTTTATCCGATCATCATCGCGGCGATTTCCATCCAGTTGAACAGCCTGGTGGACCGCATGGTTTCGTCGGGACTCGAAACAGGGAGCGTATCGGCCCTGAATTATGGGAACCGCCTATTGTGGCTCCCCCTCAGCGTGATCCTGACGCCGCTGATCACCGTCCTGTATCCTTCACTCGTAGAAGGGGCACTCGAGGGCTACAAGCGTTTTTTCACCATCATACATAAAGGGACGTCGATCATTCTGTTTGCCGGACTCCCCTTCACGGTGCTCCTTGCTGTGAGCGGAGATGATCTGATCCGTCTCGCCTTCGAGCGGGGAAGCTTTGATGCGGGCGCCACCTCCATCACCTTCCAGGCCCTCTTCTTCTATGGGATCGGCCTTGTCTTTTTCGCCCTCAGGGATTTCCTGATGAACGGATTCTATGCCCTGAAGAAGACGAAGATCGCCATGTACTCCTGTCTCGGTGCCGTCGCGGCCAATGTAGTCCTGAGCATCATCCTGGCACGGTTCATGGGCGTCGGGGGGATCGCCCTCGCTTCGAGCATCTCCATGCTCATCCAGTGCGTCGTGCTCTTCAGCTATCTATTGAAAGGGTACGGCGAAAAGAAGACCTACTCAAAGCAACTCGGGAAAGAATCAGGCAAGCTTCTCCTCGCAACGGCAGGAGCTTTAGCAGGAGCGCTTGTGGCTAAGTCCTGGCTCGCAGATGACCTGAATATCATCATCCACACGGTCATCATGACCGCCGTCATCTTTATCGTCTATTGTATGCTGGCCTTCCTCTTCAAGGTACAGGCCGTATCACTGCTCACCCAAAAGCTGAA